In the genome of Tropicibacter oceani, one region contains:
- a CDS encoding GlcG/HbpS family heme-binding protein, with protein sequence MAAISLRRARTIIRKTLEKGQEMGLKPLSVIVLDEGGHVIAFERSDGASPGRFAIAQGKAYGAVMLGMAGTAQMQRAEAQAYFIAAAGAALGGQMVPVPGGILVRDAKGRVLGAVGVTGDTSDNDAAAGRAGIEALGLVAEV encoded by the coding sequence ATGGCCGCGATCAGTTTGCGCCGCGCGCGCACGATCATTCGCAAGACCCTGGAAAAAGGGCAGGAAATGGGGCTGAAGCCGCTGAGCGTCATCGTTCTGGATGAGGGTGGGCATGTGATTGCCTTTGAACGTTCGGACGGGGCGTCGCCGGGGCGTTTTGCCATCGCGCAGGGCAAGGCCTATGGCGCGGTGATGCTGGGCATGGCGGGCACGGCGCAGATGCAGCGCGCCGAGGCGCAGGCCTATTTCATCGCCGCCGCCGGGGCGGCGCTGGGCGGCCAGATGGTGCCGGTGCCGGGCGGCATCCTGGTGCGCGATGCCAAGGGGCGCGTGCTGGGGGCGGTGGGTGTGACGGGCGATACATCCGACAACGATGCAGCGGCCGGGCGCGCCGGGATCGAAGCGCTGGGTCTGGTTGCCGAGGTCTGA
- a CDS encoding gamma-glutamyl-gamma-aminobutyrate hydrolase family protein, with amino-acid sequence MTRPIVGIIGNQYLINDQYPAHAGGTMTSEAISDVAGCLPLLVPADPRLVSVEELLDTCDGFLLTGGRPNVHPEEYGEAWTEAHGDHDRARDAITLPLVRACVERGQPFLGICRGFQEVNVAMGGTLYPEIRDLPGRMNHRMPPDGTLEEKFELRHLVTLTEGGVFHRLFGSTEVMTNSLHGQGIKTPGKRIVIEGHAPDGTPEAIHVEGAKGFTLSVQWHPEWDAANDPVSRPLFTAFGEAVRAFAAGVGGMRRSA; translated from the coding sequence ATGACTCGTCCCATCGTCGGTATCATCGGCAACCAGTATCTGATCAACGATCAGTACCCCGCGCATGCGGGCGGGACGATGACCTCGGAGGCGATTTCGGATGTGGCGGGCTGTCTGCCGCTTTTGGTGCCGGCCGATCCGCGGCTTGTTTCGGTCGAGGAGTTGCTGGACACCTGCGACGGTTTCCTGCTGACCGGCGGGCGCCCCAATGTGCACCCCGAGGAATACGGCGAGGCCTGGACCGAGGCGCATGGCGATCACGACCGGGCGCGCGACGCCATCACCCTGCCGCTGGTGCGGGCCTGCGTCGAGCGTGGCCAGCCGTTCCTGGGCATCTGCCGCGGTTTCCAGGAGGTCAACGTTGCCATGGGCGGCACGCTTTACCCCGAGATCCGCGACCTGCCGGGGCGGATGAACCATCGCATGCCCCCCGATGGCACGCTTGAGGAAAAGTTCGAGCTGCGCCACCTGGTCACGCTGACCGAGGGCGGGGTGTTCCACCGCCTGTTCGGATCGACCGAGGTGATGACCAATTCGCTGCACGGGCAGGGGATCAAGACCCCCGGCAAGCGGATCGTCATCGAAGGCCATGCGCCCGATGGTACGCCCGAGGCGATCCATGTCGAGGGGGCCAAGGGCTTTACCCTGTCGGTGCAATGGCATCCGGAATGGGATGCGGCCAATGACCCTGTGTCGCGGCCTCTGTTCACCGCCTTTGGCGAGGCTGTGCGCGCCTTTGCGGCCGGTGTCGGCGGGATGCGCCGCAGCGCCTGA
- a CDS encoding FAD-dependent oxidoreductase, producing the protein MTKSDKTGMNRRTMLAATGAAGLAATITPVQAALLPDPDVAFDFDVVVVGTGMTGVAAALEAAQTGARVVVLEKLSEKTMGGNSALAGGGFAVPSEDSDAARQSYVEDFIKKGKGRGNSALYDVFAANARRDVDWLRENGVTFLPEGPLPPYRLNIAVAEPGWYMGMPSLLKSMRAKIEEAGGEYRFDTKARQLKMDKTGAVVGLRAVGPDGVVDFNAPSVVLATGGYAANRQMLADYSDPEAGGLMVRGRETATGDGLLMAQEAGAGLAGMGGLMALHIAAVDPRETAAGNPWAVLPYTVAVNRHGKRYVDESLGYVAHGKSMLRQPGQRAALIFGSGIAESDAAQPTLGGFKRLGIAITEADSLDELAAAIDVPADALKATVEEYNAAIDGDAAPGLVPPKAALARRIEGPRFFAIQPLAPGVTLTFGGIMIDPTARALEADGRVIPGLFAAGEGAGAPFFDDYIGGGSLINCLVMGRVAGNQAAARAKS; encoded by the coding sequence ATGACAAAATCCGACAAAACCGGCATGAACCGCCGCACCATGCTGGCCGCCACCGGCGCCGCGGGGCTGGCCGCAACGATCACCCCGGTGCAGGCGGCGCTGCTGCCCGACCCCGATGTCGCCTTTGACTTTGACGTCGTGGTGGTCGGCACCGGCATGACCGGCGTCGCCGCCGCGCTCGAGGCGGCGCAGACCGGCGCCCGCGTGGTGGTTCTGGAAAAGCTGTCCGAAAAGACGATGGGCGGCAATTCGGCGCTGGCGGGGGGCGGCTTTGCCGTTCCGTCCGAAGACAGCGACGCCGCCCGTCAAAGCTATGTCGAGGACTTCATCAAAAAGGGCAAGGGCCGCGGCAACAGCGCGCTGTATGACGTCTTTGCCGCCAATGCCCGGCGCGATGTGGACTGGCTGCGCGAAAACGGCGTCACCTTCCTGCCCGAAGGCCCCCTGCCGCCCTACCGGCTGAACATCGCCGTGGCCGAGCCGGGTTGGTACATGGGCATGCCGAGCCTGCTCAAATCCATGCGCGCCAAGATCGAAGAGGCGGGCGGCGAATACCGGTTCGACACCAAGGCCCGCCAGCTGAAGATGGACAAGACGGGTGCCGTCGTCGGCCTGCGCGCGGTCGGCCCCGACGGGGTGGTCGATTTCAATGCGCCCTCGGTCGTGCTGGCCACCGGCGGCTATGCTGCGAACCGCCAGATGCTGGCCGATTACTCGGACCCCGAAGCCGGCGGGCTGATGGTGCGCGGCCGCGAAACCGCCACCGGTGACGGGCTGCTGATGGCGCAAGAGGCCGGCGCAGGCCTGGCCGGCATGGGCGGTCTGATGGCCCTGCACATCGCCGCCGTCGATCCCAGGGAAACCGCCGCAGGCAACCCCTGGGCGGTGCTGCCATATACCGTCGCGGTCAACCGGCACGGCAAACGCTATGTCGACGAATCCCTTGGCTACGTGGCGCATGGCAAATCCATGCTGCGCCAGCCCGGCCAGCGCGCCGCGCTGATCTTTGGCTCTGGTATTGCGGAATCCGATGCGGCGCAGCCGACGCTGGGCGGCTTCAAACGCCTTGGCATCGCCATCACCGAGGCAGACTCGCTCGATGAACTGGCCGCCGCGATCGACGTGCCCGCCGATGCGCTGAAGGCCACGGTCGAGGAATACAACGCCGCCATCGACGGCGATGCGGCGCCGGGCCTTGTGCCGCCCAAGGCCGCGCTGGCACGCCGCATCGAAGGGCCGCGCTTTTTCGCCATCCAGCCATTGGCCCCCGGCGTCACGCTGACCTTTGGCGGCATCATGATCGACCCCACCGCCAGGGCGCTCGAGGCGGACGGCCGCGTCATTCCCGGCCTGTTTGCCGCCGGCGAAGGCGCCGGCGCGCCGTTCTTTGACGATTACATCGGCGGCGGGTCCTTGATCAACTGTCTGGTGATGGGCCGCGTCGCGGGCAATCAAGCCGCCGCAAGGGCGAAATCATAA
- a CDS encoding CatA-like O-acetyltransferase — MAEHPIPLADWSRAPQFRLFRGYDRPHYALTTRLDVTHLMARRVAAGLSPYRACLFAIGCGLHAVPALLMRFRGDQVLRHDRTDLSMTVPLQSGDFTYAYVPFAPDFPVFEAEAMRRIEAARTQQGLEANSGARDDVAYLSCLPWLDFTALDNALPHADDCIPRVSWGKIVPEGDRYRMAMAIQVHHALVDGAHLGQFFDQLQRCLDGL; from the coding sequence ATGGCAGAACATCCCATCCCCCTTGCAGATTGGTCCCGGGCGCCGCAGTTCCGGCTGTTTCGCGGCTATGACCGCCCGCATTACGCCCTGACCACCCGTCTGGACGTCACCCATCTGATGGCGCGCCGCGTCGCGGCGGGGCTGTCGCCCTATCGCGCCTGCCTTTTCGCCATCGGTTGCGGGCTGCATGCGGTGCCGGCCCTGTTGATGCGGTTTCGCGGCGACCAGGTGCTGCGCCACGACCGGACCGACCTGTCTATGACCGTACCGCTGCAAAGCGGCGACTTTACCTATGCCTATGTCCCCTTCGCCCCCGATTTCCCGGTTTTCGAGGCCGAGGCAATGCGCCGGATCGAGGCCGCCAGGACCCAGCAGGGCCTTGAGGCCAATTCCGGCGCGCGCGACGATGTCGCCTATCTGTCCTGCCTGCCCTGGCTGGATTTCACCGCGCTGGACAATGCCCTGCCCCATGCGGATGACTGCATTCCGCGGGTGTCCTGGGGCAAGATCGTGCCCGAGGGCGACCGCTATCGGATGGCCATGGCGATCCAGGTGCATCACGCGCTGGTCGATGGCGCGCACCTGGGTCAGTTCTTTGACCAGCTGCAACGCTGTCTTGACGGGCTCTGA
- a CDS encoding cytochrome c3 family protein yields the protein MRHWRAFTAPAIIALALATTAQAQGLHDVHKDMGLPCTTCHTDPADPTKAPEDSQCIACHGTMIEPLAEGEEASLPDPHRSPHLGPQELPECTACHSVHAASEPTCVMCHRSFDFDMNSFGDAAE from the coding sequence ATGCGACATTGGCGCGCCTTCACCGCCCCGGCGATCATCGCCCTGGCACTGGCAACCACAGCGCAGGCTCAGGGCCTGCATGACGTGCACAAGGACATGGGTCTGCCCTGCACCACCTGCCACACCGACCCCGCCGACCCGACCAAAGCGCCCGAGGACAGCCAGTGCATCGCCTGCCACGGCACGATGATCGAACCGCTGGCCGAAGGCGAAGAGGCCAGCCTGCCAGACCCGCACCGCTCGCCTCATCTCGGGCCGCAAGAGCTGCCCGAATGCACCGCCTGCCACAGCGTTCACGCCGCGTCCGAACCGACCTGCGTGATGTGCCACCGCAGCTTTGACTTTGACATGAACAGTTTCGGCGACGCCGCAGAATAA
- a CDS encoding ABCB family ABC transporter ATP-binding protein/permease: MPPELSAEQTAAEERRSGWRTIQKVGPYLWPADKPWVKQRVVLALALLVLAKLIAVYTPILYKRAVDSLSGEVPDLLLGAVGLTVAYGMARLMTVGFQQLRDGVFAKVGQRALRTLALETFTHIHRLSLRYHITRKTGGLSRIIERGVKGVDFLLRFMLFSVGPLVLELTLVAGVLFYLFDVWYLLVVTVVIGLYVWFTFAVTEWRVKLRREMNKQDTDANQKAIDSLLNFETVKYFGAEQREAARYDVAMQAYEGAAVKTATSLAFLNFGQSFLITTGLVAVMVMAALGVQNGTLTVGDFVMVNAYMIQITMPLNFLGTVYREIRQSLVDMGEMFDLLEQPQEVSDKPGARDLKVDGGVVTLDDVRFGYDPARPILKGVSVQVGAGQNVALVGPSGSGKSTIGRLLFRFYDVGGGAIRIDGQDLRDVTQESLHSAIGVVPQDTVLFNDTIRYNIAYGRDGATQDDIEQAARAAQIHDFIVSLPEGYDTAVGERGLKLSGGEKQRVGIARTLLKNPPILLLDEATSALDTETEASIQTALKRAGEGRTVITIAHRLSTIADADRIVVLQEGEVVEEGTHDALLAKGGRYAALWARQQAEEA, from the coding sequence ATGCCACCAGAGCTGAGCGCCGAACAAACCGCCGCCGAAGAACGCCGCTCGGGCTGGCGCACGATCCAGAAGGTCGGCCCCTACCTGTGGCCCGCCGACAAGCCTTGGGTGAAACAGCGCGTGGTTCTGGCGCTGGCGCTTTTGGTGCTGGCCAAGCTGATCGCCGTCTACACGCCGATCCTGTACAAGCGCGCCGTCGACAGCCTGTCGGGCGAAGTGCCCGACCTGCTGCTGGGCGCCGTCGGCCTGACGGTTGCCTATGGCATGGCCCGCCTGATGACTGTCGGCTTTCAGCAATTGCGCGACGGCGTCTTTGCCAAGGTCGGGCAACGCGCCCTGCGCACGCTGGCGCTGGAAACCTTTACCCATATTCACCGCCTGTCGCTGCGCTATCACATCACCCGCAAGACCGGCGGCCTCAGCCGGATCATCGAACGCGGCGTCAAGGGCGTCGACTTCCTCTTGCGCTTCATGCTGTTCAGCGTCGGCCCGCTGGTGCTGGAACTGACGCTGGTCGCGGGTGTTCTGTTCTACCTCTTCGATGTCTGGTATCTTCTGGTCGTGACCGTGGTCATCGGGCTTTACGTCTGGTTCACATTTGCGGTGACCGAATGGCGCGTCAAACTGCGCCGCGAGATGAACAAGCAGGACACCGACGCCAACCAGAAGGCCATCGACAGCCTGCTGAACTTTGAAACCGTCAAGTATTTCGGCGCCGAGCAGCGCGAGGCCGCGCGCTATGACGTCGCCATGCAGGCCTATGAAGGCGCCGCGGTCAAGACCGCCACCTCGCTGGCCTTTCTGAACTTTGGCCAGTCCTTCCTGATCACCACCGGGCTTGTCGCTGTCATGGTCATGGCGGCGCTTGGGGTGCAGAACGGCACCCTGACCGTGGGCGATTTCGTCATGGTCAACGCCTACATGATCCAGATCACCATGCCTCTGAACTTTCTGGGCACGGTCTACCGCGAGATCCGGCAAAGCCTTGTGGACATGGGCGAGATGTTCGACCTGCTAGAACAGCCGCAAGAAGTGTCCGACAAACCCGGCGCGCGCGATCTGAAGGTCGACGGCGGCGTGGTCACGCTGGACGATGTGCGCTTTGGCTACGATCCGGCGCGCCCGATCCTCAAGGGGGTCTCGGTGCAGGTCGGGGCCGGGCAGAACGTGGCGCTTGTCGGGCCCTCCGGGTCCGGCAAATCCACCATCGGGCGGCTGTTGTTCCGGTTTTACGACGTCGGCGGCGGCGCGATCCGCATCGACGGGCAGGACCTGCGCGACGTCACGCAGGAAAGCCTGCACAGCGCCATCGGTGTGGTGCCGCAGGACACGGTGCTGTTCAACGACACCATCCGCTACAACATCGCCTATGGCCGCGACGGCGCGACCCAGGACGACATCGAACAGGCGGCCCGCGCGGCGCAGATCCATGATTTCATCGTCTCGCTGCCCGAAGGCTATGACACTGCCGTGGGCGAACGGGGCCTCAAACTGTCGGGCGGTGAAAAGCAGCGGGTGGGCATCGCGCGCACCTTGTTGAAGAACCCGCCGATCCTGCTGCTGGACGAGGCGACCAGCGCGCTGGACACCGAAACCGAAGCCTCGATCCAGACCGCGCTGAAGCGCGCCGGCGAAGGGCGCACGGTGATCACCATTGCGCACCGCCTGTCGACCATCGCCGATGCCGACCGCATCGTGGTGCTGCAAGAGGGCGAAGTCGTCGAGGAAGGCACCCATGATGCGCTGTTGGCCAAAGGCGGGCGCTATGCCGCGCTTTGGGCGCGCCAGCAGGCCGAAGAGGCCTAG
- a CDS encoding malate synthase G, producing MVQRVERNGLRVAQELADFIDNQALPGSGVAPESFWDGFSRLAYDFGPRNAALLAKREDLQKQIDDWHIARRGQVHSHIEYRAFLEQIGYLLPEGEDFQIDTANVDPEIASVPGPQLVVPITNARYALNAANARWGSLYDGLYGTDAMGSAPPKGGYDKGRGARVVARARVFLDEAFPVEGLSHADARRYHVQGGALLVDDLPLVSPDKFVGYRGHPKAPDAVLLRNNGLHVELVFDRTHMIGARDQAGLADVRLESAVSAIMDCEDSVACVDAEEKVQAYANWLGLMKGDLEDRFEKAGQTVTRALHPDQIYTGPVGGEVTVKGRALMLVRNVGHLMTNPAVLLSDGTEIYEGLMDAMITVLIARHDLNKDAGLRNSHAGSVYVVKPKMHGPEEVAFANETYGFVEQVLGLPEYTVKLGIMDEERRTSVNLKSCIRAARHRVAFINTGFLDRTGDEIHTSMEAGPFSRKDFIKRKAWIGGYEALNVDIGLECGLSGRAQIGKGMWAMPDRMAAMLETKIEHPKAGANCAWVPSPTAATLHALHYHRVDVFAVQAALRKGGRRAHVDTILDIPLASFRKWTDAQIVQEVENNAQGILGYVVRWIDQGVGCSKVPDIHDVGLMEDRATCRISSQHIANWLHHGVISKEDTMEILKRMAEVVDRQNAGDPFYAPMAPGFDGIAFKAACDLVFEGRVQPSGYTEPVLHRRRLELKAARG from the coding sequence ATGGTGCAACGGGTGGAACGCAACGGACTTCGGGTCGCTCAAGAGCTGGCCGATTTCATCGACAACCAGGCCCTGCCGGGCAGCGGCGTTGCGCCGGAATCCTTCTGGGACGGGTTTTCGCGGCTGGCGTATGACTTTGGCCCGCGCAACGCGGCGCTGCTGGCGAAACGCGAAGACCTGCAAAAGCAGATCGACGACTGGCACATCGCGCGCCGCGGGCAGGTGCACAGCCATATCGAATACCGCGCCTTTCTGGAGCAGATCGGCTATCTTCTGCCCGAGGGCGAGGATTTCCAGATCGACACCGCCAATGTCGATCCGGAAATCGCCAGCGTGCCGGGGCCGCAGCTGGTGGTGCCGATCACCAACGCGCGCTATGCGCTGAACGCCGCCAATGCCCGCTGGGGCAGCCTGTATGACGGGCTGTACGGCACCGACGCCATGGGCAGCGCCCCGCCCAAGGGCGGCTATGACAAGGGCCGGGGCGCCCGTGTCGTGGCACGCGCCCGCGTTTTCCTGGACGAAGCCTTTCCGGTCGAGGGCCTCAGCCATGCGGATGCCCGGCGCTATCACGTTCAGGGCGGCGCGCTTTTGGTCGATGACCTGCCGCTGGTTTCGCCGGACAAGTTCGTCGGCTATCGCGGCCACCCCAAGGCGCCCGACGCGGTGCTGCTGCGCAACAACGGCCTGCACGTCGAACTGGTCTTTGACCGCACCCACATGATCGGCGCGCGCGATCAGGCGGGGCTGGCGGATGTGCGGCTGGAAAGCGCCGTGTCCGCCATCATGGATTGCGAGGATTCCGTCGCCTGCGTCGATGCCGAGGAAAAGGTGCAGGCCTATGCCAACTGGCTGGGGCTGATGAAGGGCGATCTTGAGGATCGGTTCGAAAAGGCCGGCCAGACGGTCACCCGCGCCCTGCACCCTGACCAGATCTATACCGGCCCCGTTGGCGGCGAGGTGACGGTCAAGGGCCGGGCGCTGATGCTGGTGCGCAATGTCGGCCACCTGATGACCAACCCGGCGGTGCTGCTGAGCGATGGCACCGAGATCTACGAAGGGCTGATGGACGCGATGATCACCGTGCTGATCGCGCGCCATGACCTGAACAAGGACGCCGGGCTGCGCAATTCGCACGCCGGGTCGGTCTATGTGGTCAAACCCAAGATGCACGGCCCCGAAGAGGTTGCCTTTGCAAACGAGACCTATGGCTTTGTCGAACAGGTGCTGGGTCTGCCGGAATACACCGTCAAGCTGGGCATCATGGACGAAGAGCGCCGCACCAGCGTGAACCTGAAATCCTGCATCCGCGCCGCGCGCCACCGCGTTGCCTTTATCAACACCGGGTTTCTGGACCGCACCGGCGACGAGATCCACACCTCGATGGAGGCGGGACCGTTTTCGCGCAAGGATTTCATCAAGCGCAAGGCCTGGATCGGCGGTTATGAGGCGCTGAACGTCGATATCGGTCTGGAATGCGGGCTGTCGGGGCGGGCGCAGATCGGCAAGGGCATGTGGGCCATGCCCGACCGCATGGCCGCGATGCTTGAGACCAAGATCGAACACCCCAAGGCGGGGGCGAACTGTGCCTGGGTGCCGTCGCCCACCGCCGCCACGCTGCACGCGCTGCATTACCACCGGGTCGATGTCTTTGCGGTGCAGGCGGCGCTGCGCAAGGGCGGGCGCCGGGCGCATGTGGACACGATCCTGGACATTCCGCTGGCCTCGTTCCGCAAGTGGACCGACGCGCAGATCGTGCAGGAGGTCGAGAACAACGCCCAGGGCATCCTGGGCTACGTGGTGCGCTGGATCGATCAGGGCGTGGGCTGCTCCAAGGTGCCGGACATCCACGATGTGGGCCTGATGGAAGACCGCGCCACCTGCCGGATTTCGTCGCAGCATATCGCCAACTGGCTGCATCACGGGGTGATTTCCAAAGAGGATACCATGGAGATCCTGAAGCGCATGGCCGAGGTGGTGGATCGCCAGAACGCGGGTGATCCGTTCTATGCGCCGATGGCGCCGGGTTTTGACGGGATCGCCTTCAAGGCGGCTTGCGATCTGGTGTTCGAGGGGCGCGTGCAGCCTTCGGGGTATACCGAGCCGGTGTTGCACCGTCGCCGGTTGGAGCTGAAGGCGGCCCGGGGCTGA
- a CDS encoding flavodoxin domain-containing protein, translated as MRILITYATTEGQTRKICRFAADRLADRAHTVELLRAADAEGLDVGRFEAAILAGSVHLGKVQPELLDFANENGAALSRIRTLYLQVSAAAAGKDPAEWADLRKIADATERAFGWHPTRTEHVAGAFRFSEYDFFKSMAMRWIASQHGEKLDPHVDKEFTDWTALATVLDEWSAAG; from the coding sequence ATGCGCATTCTGATCACCTATGCCACCACCGAAGGGCAGACCCGCAAGATCTGCCGGTTCGCGGCGGATCGGCTTGCCGACCGGGCTCATACCGTCGAACTGCTGCGCGCGGCGGATGCCGAGGGGCTGGATGTCGGGCGTTTCGAGGCGGCGATCCTGGCGGGGTCGGTGCACCTGGGAAAGGTGCAGCCAGAGCTGCTGGATTTCGCCAATGAAAACGGCGCGGCGCTAAGTCGGATCAGGACGCTTTACCTGCAGGTGTCGGCGGCAGCGGCGGGCAAGGACCCGGCGGAATGGGCTGACCTGCGCAAGATCGCCGATGCGACCGAGCGCGCGTTCGGCTGGCACCCGACCCGCACCGAGCATGTCGCCGGGGCCTTTCGGTTCAGTGAATACGATTTCTTCAAGTCGATGGCGATGCGCTGGATCGCGTCGCAACATGGTGAAAAGCTTGATCCGCATGTGGACAAGGAGTTCACCGACTGGACGGCGCTGGCCACGGTTCTGGACGAATGGTCCGCGGCGGGCTGA